In Miscanthus floridulus cultivar M001 chromosome 8, ASM1932011v1, whole genome shotgun sequence, the sequence TAAATTTGAGGGGTGTATATGCCTTTGCTGTAGGCCACATGTTCTTGGCATAAACATCTCTTGAGTAGTACTTCTTCATGTTGTCCATCAAATGCCTGAAGCACTCCCTCTGTTCACTGTTAGAAAAAACCTTGGCCACTACAGCTTCAAGGCCCTTGCAAGCATCAGTGTAGACAGCTAGGTTCTCTATAGGGCCTATGGACTTGCTAAGTGGCTCCATGCACCAGGTCCAGTTCTCCTTGGTCTCTGAGTCAAAAAAAAACCAAATACCAAGGGGTACATCTAGTTATGGCCATTCAAAGCTTGAGCTATAGGCAGGTGGCCATTCCAAAGCCCATTCAGGGCTGTAGAGTCTATACTGATGTATGGCATGCAGCCATTCCTGAAACCATCAATAATAGCTTTGAAACAGCAAAAAAATATCTTGAAGTGAACCTTATCATCCAGTCTCTGTGTCTATCTCTAATATACTACCTGGTGATCTCATCTTTACCTCTGCCTTGAATCTATACAACCAATCAAATGAATCATCCCATTTTCCAAACAACTTGTTGGCTGCCCTTTGTCTGCCATAGACAACAGTCTGATATGGGATCTATATTTTGTACTTGTCTTGAAGCTCTTCCTACACTGCCTTTGGACCCATACTTGGCTTCTTCTTTAGTAAGGGTATGGCCCTCTCTGTCACCTAAGCCTGTGATGCCATTTTCCCAAGAACTCTAGCTCTAGAAGCACAATTGTGTATTCCTTCATTTATTTGAACCTACAAATTCACACCACACAATATCATAAGTAATCAATTGATAAAACAATGATCAATTAGAGAATCAAACAATGAATAACATAGCCAAAAAAATGTACCCTGACACTCCCATCATGTTGTGTCCGAGCTCTAATAATCCAGGGGTAGCCAAAGAGACCCACAGTGACCCCTAAACCTCTAAGTGTCTGAATGAGCAGTAGCAAGTTCAAACTCCTTTACTATGGCATGCTGCCTCACTGCTAGCCTAAAATCATCCATACTAGGGTAACAAACACCAATAGACATGTCAAGATTGTCCCTGTCCCACTGAAACATTGGCTCCTCAGGCACATTGTCATCAACTGGAACAATAGATTCACCCATATCCTTTTGCATCTCAGCTGTCATGGTAGGGATAGGCACTGCTTCCCTAGCTGCTTCCTCTACCCTCTCATCTATAGCCTTAAATCCCATTGCCTCATACACTTTATCCTCATCAGCAGCTGCATTGGCACAACCATCATCATTGGCATCTGGTAGTATGGTTAGATTGGCCCAATCAACTGGCTCAGCTACATCAGCAGCcacagagggaggaggaggagtactgtAGGTATCACCAGTGCCCTCTACATTCTCCGGGGCAGCATTAGAAGCTCTGCCACCTCCATTACCATGAATTCCACTGTCTTCACCAGTTGTCACACCAGAAACACATCTTCTACCAGAACTAACATTAACAGACTCTCCATGTTTGCTGACCACATCAACTATAAGAAAAGCAACCCTGTTAGCCCATCTGTCCTTTATCAGCTGCTGAAAATGCTCATCCCACTTTCCATTCAGAACCACTGTCAGTGTCAAGAACCCAGACTGCTAGAGTTTGTGATGGACCCCAAATGATCTTTGTGGCCATCTCCTCGTGAAATTTCTCTAGACTATACTGCAAGCTTCTATCCAACCACAGTTCATGCTCTTGATCAGCCATTTCTACTAGCCCATACTCCCCATCGGCGACAAACTTATAAATCTTAACAACTAATCTAAACGTGTTGCTAGGATCAACCCTGACAGAATGCAGCCACAAAAAATAAATCAACGAGTTAGACAACATCCTACATGCCATGGTTCGTACACAACCGttttgttcgcttggctgataagccatggctgaaagtactgttggctgatttgttatgagagaaaaatactgttcgttggctgaaaagtacggcttataagccaagcaaacATGACGAACATCTACCATTTTGAATGCAATGAGATGGAGTGATTGATCTTACCAAACGGACAGCTGGTGCTATCCATTGTTCGGAGACTGGGAATAGATCACCGGCCTAAGCAGAGATGGACAAAAACCGAATCAAAtcgacgaaccctaaccctaatccccaaatcaAGGCAACAATACAGACCGCGGATAGGGTTCCAAGCAGACACATACCTTTACACCATCGTCAAAGTGTTCGGGGAGGACATGTCTCGTGGTGGGGGCGACGTTgtgcacggcggcggcggtggctggtgGGCATCGCGTGTGGACCAGAGAAAAGAGAAAGGGAAGCTGATGGGAGAGAGTGGAGTGGGCCGCGGGGTAATACAGACACTAGGGGCAAGGCGGTCATTTTACATTGGCCTGCTGACTCAGATCCAAGCTAGACAGCGGACCTGACGTGCCACGCGAGCAAAAGTAGTAAATGTGTATCATTTTTCTCTCTCCGATGCTAAAAATATAATGCCAAACCTAAATATACTCTCAGGAGTCGTCGTCGgtaataatggtaaaaagttaaatatatataaaaaaatccgAGCCAAGAGTAATCAGAACATAAGCAACCGCCAAACGGCCAAAAAGCCTGAAAGCCCCCTGCTCCCCGCTCGCCGCTCAAACCCCTAAACCCTAGCCGCACCAACGCCTTCCCTAATCCCTCCTTCCCCGGCGGCTCCGTCTGCGGGCGGCCACCAGCAACCAGCATCGTACGGCGGAGAAGCGCCTTTTAAGCCCGTCTGGCGGAGATGCCGCTGGGGCAGCGCCCGGGGGACAAGAGCGACTCCCGCTACTGCGGGGTGGAGGTGCTCGACTTCCCGGCCGGCGAGGGCCTCCCCGCCGTCCTCAGCCACTCCCTCGCCTCCGCCTTCGACTTCATCCTCTCCCCTCTGGTGGGCACACTACCGCTCTTTTGCCGCCGTATGCCTTCTCCAACGCCCCCTCCTCTGATATGCTCTGCTCTGCTGCTTGCCGCAGGTTGACCCCAACTACCGGCCGGCGCCCGGCGCCGTTCTGCCCGTGTCGGCGTCGGACCTCGTCCTCGGCCCGGCCCAGTGGAGCAACCACGTCGTCGGGAAGATCAGCGAGTGGATCGATTTGGACGCGGAGGACGAGCGGCTCCGCCTGGACTCCGAGCTCACGCTGAAGCAGGAGATCGCGTGGGCGTCTCACGTCTCGCTGCAGGTCCAGTGGTCTCATTGCACCGTTCATTATCCGTTCACCCGTTAGTTTGGAACATACCGCTGATTGTTGCGAAATTGAAGACTTAATTGGGCAATACATTGCCTTCAGGATTTGAAAAACCATTGTATAAGGATAAAATTTTCCTAATTTTGCTGGGAGCCGGTAACCGTTGGCTGCCGGTCCGTTCACATTTGAAATCCCCTTCACAATCTTAACAGTTTTCAACTTCCAAGAGCATTCGATTGGCAATTGTATTCTGTTACGAGCAAAAACAGCTCACAGTGGAATATTCCCACTGCCGTCAGTTTCTCCCGGTGAGCCTGGGATTTCTAGTTCTAGATAACCTGTGGGTTGCCCTGGAATTTGAAACCCCGATTGACATAGCATAAGAATTCTTCTCTGGTAATTCTGTGTGTGTGAATCATCTCAGTTTTTCATCATCTCGCAAGTTCTAGAAACAAGGGCAATTCCATTCCAATACAAAATCTTAGGATTTTGATGGTAGCTGAAAACTTTGCTAGCTTGATTGTCTCATGCAGCACTGTCCTTTTCGaagaaaaaaaattgaattttggTGCACGTCCTTGCAGGCATGTGTTCTTCCTGCCCCCAGGAGATCTTTTTGTGGCAATTATGCCAGAGTTGTGAATCAAATTCTGCAAGGCCTGACCAATATGCATGTATGCCCTCCATCTCCCACCCCTCATTCTGTCTGTTTTATCTATGTTCTAGATATGCTTATATCTGAATGATATTTTTTCTTCTGCTTCTTTCTCAAGTTGTGGCTTAGGTTGCCTCTGGAGAAGTCCGAGCCTATGGATGTCAATCTTGATAAAATAAAGAATAACAGCCACACGGTAATTTTTTGACAGTTGAGTGTGCCTGGAACACGGTGTAGAAGTATTTTAGCATTATATATAATGCGCATGTTTATTTGTTTTCTTTAACTACAGAGTGAAATAGTAGACTCGTGGGAATTATGGAATTCGTTCAGATTGCTATGTGACCATAGTAGCCAACTATGTGTGGCACTTGATATTTCGTAAGTGTCATACCTGCCCATTCCAGTACTTTTGAAactatttaattattttaatctatAATGCTATAGTTTTGGTATTCACAAAGATTCATTCTTTTACCAGGAGCACACTGCCATCAATAAACTCATTAGGGCGGTGGTTTGGGGAGCCTGTAAAGGCTGCTATTCTGCAAACCAATGTAATCACAAATTTTTGATCTAACAAATTAATGTTGATGCGCTGTCAGGCAATGAAAACTGAGGTCACCGTTTGATTTTTGCATCGCAGGCTTTTCTTACAAATTCAAGAGGATATCCTTGTTTATCAAAGCGGCACCAGAGGCTGCTAACTGGATTTTTTAACCATTCTGTTCAGGTTTATTATTTTTATGCTTTTACGATCACACCTAGTCAACCTTTCTATTTTCATATCTTCCGAGTCAACAAACCAATGTTACATGCTTCTAGTTTTCAACTTGCCTTTTTTATCTTTTGTATATATATGTCATTTTGTGTTTTAATTGAGGTAACTGTGGCGGACATCATTCTTGAGTTAGTTTTTGTTCTATTTAGGTGATAATCTCTGGGAGATCAAATCTCAATGTTTTCCCAGCATCTGGAGTGCTCTCAGGTGATGAGAGCTACACTGAAGGTTAGCCATGCATACTGTGTGACATATTATTCCGTGGTATGCTTTAACCACACATGATTGTTCATAAACAGAGTGATTCGTATTGGCACCAACAAATATAGgccgctcccccccccccccccccccccccccacaccccacACCCACACCACACCCACATTTGGATGGAGATAGTTCACTGGCCATGCTACATTTCAGAATTTTTAGTACTCTTGTCGACTCCTGGGGAAAAAAATACAAGAGTTCTTAACTTCAAATGTTTAAATCTAAGCTCCACTTCATTATGATAGCAACATGAGCATTCCTATGATTATACTGTCTTATGTATTAGCTAATCACCTAATTCTAGGTCGCACTATAAACTTACTTTCATTTCTTAGCATGACTCAGTACTTGCCTAATAAATTGTTAATTACCATTGAAATAAGCTGTTCTTTTAGATTCCCCTGTTCGACATGCATTAACTCCGTACCTGGAGTACATTGCGTGCCTATATCAGAGGATGGATCCACTTCCTGAGCAGGAACGCTTTGAGGTATTCATTCTAGCAGACACACTTTGGTGCAGGATTTAACTGCTTGACTGGGATATTCATTGACTTTGTGTTATTTGACTTGATTCAGATTAATTACAGGGATTTTTTGCAGTCTCCTCTCCAGGTAAGTCCTGTTGTATTTGCCATTGATTCTATGGTACCTAAAACTAATTATTTATTGGGTCATGGGTTAGGGTTATTTATACTGCCCCCAAAACCATTATCAGGGGTTGAGTATTGATGAGTTCACTGAATTTCACAAAAGTCGGATATTTTAGTCACAAATGTAAAAGTGTGTTTTTGGTCATTAAGATTGATTTTTATGCCTCCATAATATAATAAACCAAGTCCGTAGGCTAGCATCTCGTGTGTCTAGAGGATGTCCAGGTTAAACTTATGTTCAGCCAGCTTTTTCAAAATTTACTTTCGCTGGCCGGCAGGCCTCACTAATTCAAGGAAGACAACTGAAGTTGTAATGGACTTGGGGTTTGAACCCATGATCTCATCCTTGTGCTGCTACAGCCTTGCAATAGGTTAAATGCATTCGTAGGCTAAGGCAGATGATGCTCACTTTATCCTACTTTAAGGTTTAACAATTCAAATTTCTTCAAACAATCTTTATGGGAAGGAATTTCTCCTAGTTCGCAAGGTTATTCACTTATTCTGCTGACAACCTGACATCcccgagttttttttttcctacGAAACCAGTACAGAAATACTTTGCCCTCCATTACTCTTCGTATACTTATGGGACATGACTTTCCTTTCGGTGCAGCCTCTAATGGATAATTTGGAAGCTCAGACTTATGAGACATTTGAGAAGGATGTTGTGAAGTATACTCAGGTTCATGCTATATGATGTGAATATGCCCTTTGTTTTATATATTATAGCTTGTGAAGTAGCTACTATCTTGTTCATATTTATTTTGAATAACATGAAtgcaaaatttgaaattcgaataaAACTTCTTATCTGTTTCCACCACGATTTCAAGCATCACATTATATGGCTGCTATTGAAATAATAGTTTACTTGAACTGCTGATGAACCTGGTTTGGCAAAAGAAAACAAATAGTCAAATATTATATGACCAGAATGTTGACCTTTTCTTTTCCCTGTGACTTCATGTCTGCTTATTATTAACTCCAATACTGGTTTTTGTTGATTCTTtgttttacatcatgtgagcagTATCGAAGAGCAGTTGCTAAGGCCTTGGTTGATAGGGTTGCAGATGATGCAGTCTCCACAACTAGTACGGTAAGATTGAGCCTTAAACTTTGATGTGTTTTGTCCTCCTAAATTTGATGCATGTAAACCATACTTTCAGTAAATTTTAGGATACCGAAAAATTTAGGAGATGAAGTAATGCTATAGCTCTAAATAAGATTAGAGGCTTTATTTTCTGCTGAGATGGCATAAATTCGAATATTGTTTTTCCTATATGTTTCTGGACCATGGCCAATTGAatgattcttttttttcttctgccTTTTAATTTCCTGCATCCTGTAAATAAATCTACTCCCTGTCTCATTGGGTTCATTCCATGTTTCTGTATTTTTTCTTGAGTCTAATTATGTATTCACTATTCAAAAAACATAGGTTCTGATGGTTGTGGGAGCAGGCCGAGGACCTCTAGTACGAGCATCATTGCAGGTTAGCGTCACTTCGCTTGAAGCTTATGAGCTTCAAAGAAAAAAAGAGGATCTTGATTAATTTGCTGTCATAAGGATACAAGTGGAACACCCTCTTCGAAAAATGTCGTACAACTGTATCTCTCTTCAATTGAGCTAAATGAAACTTTGACATTGCAGGCCGCTGAAGAAACTGGCCGCAAGTTAAAAGTATATGCTGTTGAAAAAAATCCTAACGCTGTTATTACTCTTCATGTAAGTTATTGAGTGGCTATTCTGTCTCTTATTTATTCAATCATGTCCATTAGGCTGGTACTAAACTACTAAAGTTTGTCAATGCAATAATTGCTGATACAATCATTTTACTTGTTGTATTGCTATATCTACTGTTGCCTTCTTGTATTCCATTAGCATATTTTGATTTGATCTATTTTGGGTGCTGAAACAGAGTTTGATCAAATTGGAGGGTTGGGAAAGCCTGGTTACTGTAATTTCTAGTGACATGCGGTGTTGGGATGCCCCTGAAAAGGCAGATATTCTGGTATGGTGATATTTCATTTTTGGAAGTGGTCATGTTAAACCTTTCCAACCTGTTAATTTTAAAAACCTCTTACATACCTACATGAATCAGGTCAGTGAATTGCTTGGGTCCTTTGGTGACAATGAACTATCCCCTGAGTGTCTTGATGGTGCTCAGCGATTCTTGAAGCCTGATGGGATTTCCATTCCTTCATCGTACTGGACCCTTTCTTATACATATATTTCCTTAATTCCTGATGTAAAAAATATGTTAAATATCATTTGATTGTCTGCTTATGTTTCTTTGCAGATACACCAGTTTCATCCAACCAATAACAGCATCAAAATTGCACAACGACGTAGGTGTCTACAAATTGTAGTTAAGCTTTTGACATTTCTATAGAAACCTGAGTGACATGATTTCTGCAGATCAAAGCACACAAAGATATTGCACATTTTGAAACTGCATATGTTGTCAAACTACACCGCATAGCGACACTTGCACCTCCGCAGCAGGTAAGAGATCACATCTGTGTATGCTTCATCGGTTCTGATCAAATCACAGTTTGACACATTGCCATATTTTTTCTGTTTATGCCATGAAATTTGGTGATCACCTTTACTTTACATCTTTACATAGGTTTTTACTTTCACCCATCCAAATTTCTCACCAAATGCTAGCAACCAAAGGTACACCAAGTTGCAATTTGAAATGCTACCAGATATGGGTTCATGCCTTGTGCACGGTATGCAACCATAACCATTGTTTGGATTTTGTTATTCATGTAAACTAGTACCATAGATACAGAAGTTGGCCCCTCCCTAACTCAAGTTTCCCCCATCATTTTGGCAGGATTTGCGGGCTACTTTGACTCTGTTCTTTATAAGGATGTTCATCTTGGAATCGAGCCAAACACCGCTACACCAAACATGTTTAGCTGGTAACCTGCAACCTGATCTTTACAAAAGCGAACAATCGAATCTCTCAAATCTTGCCATCAATAACTGTATCTTCATGACGAAACATTGCCAGGTTCCCCATCTTCTTCCCATTGAGAAAGCCCATCTACGTGCCGGAAGGGTCTCCTATAGAAGTGCACTTCTGGCGGTGCTGTGCCCCCACAAAGGTAAGCATATGTCATGGCCTGTCGATTCTGGGATGCTGGAATTTCTACCATCTCACCCTCATCTTCCCCTTTGCTGCTGCAGGTGTGGTACGAGTGGGCTGTGACTACGCCGACTCCATCGCCGATCCACAACAGCAATGGCCGGTCGTATTGGGTTGGTCTATAATAAGCCAATCAAGATCATCGCTTTGTGTTGTAACAGAGAAGAAAAAAGAACAGCGAGATGATAGGGTTTAGTTCTATTTGAGTTGAGTCGGGTGCTACTGGTTTTTCTGCCCCGGAGGAGCAGATCAAAGGATCTGTAACGTGTTGTCATCTGAAAGGGGTTTCTTGACTTCCAACGTTGCCTACTCGATTTTGATAGTGTGGTAGTAGTATTTCTTGGCTTGCAAATGTTCTTGTTTCGTCAAATCTTAATCTCTTATAAAACAAAACCCCACTAGCCTATTTCTCAGCTTCCACGTTGTGCCACATCATCAACATTGGTCCAGCCGTCAGATCTTAAGTAGTCATCTCTATCCTCACTGTTGATTGTTTGAGCCACCCTTTTAGCTTCCAAGCCATTGGTAAAAGGTAACTGATCATCATTGCTGCAAATGAAAATTAATGGGCAACCACTAGGCCATCAGCACCTTTTTtctaaggccagtctcagtggggggTTTCATCTCACAGTTTCTAACATATCcatattttggaaacagtgcagaagagtttcatccccatgaaactttCTCTACTCCtatgaaacttttatcttctctttcttcatcaagacagtgctatgtcagcatatttaataTCCATAAAACTATATGAAATCTTCATTAAGACTGGCCTAACGCCAGACACCCCTCTTTCCATTCCTCTCCCTGCCCCACCCATTTCCTGTATCGTGACAATAAAGGATATAATAGGGGGCTGCAGCTACTTTTAACAACCCTCCCTCCTCACGAGTGAATCCTCATCCATGGAAGCTTCTTAATCACCATGATCATTGCCGTAACTATCTCGATCTGAAGCTTCTTAATCACCATGATCATTGCCGTAACTATCTCGATCTGCAAATCCTGAACCAGAgtgcttcttccttcttgcccATGACTCCACGAGGTATCTGCTATAGGCTCTGAAGCTAGCAGGGATAGTGTCATGCTTCTTGGCACCTGCAGTGTTTCTGTACACATTATTATTTCTCATATACATTACTTCTGTTTCTAGAACTTGGTTTGCAGCATTGATTagattttatttgtttcttattCTTATCTCCAATAGCTGCAGTCCAGATGCACGTCAGTGAGCCATCATTTTATTCTACTAAATGGCTGCATGTTTGTCTAGATCTCAAGATCGTCTATTCAGTTCATATAAGTAACaatgtttctcttataatccatctttttcagcttgtttttttcagtcaggaacagtatttttctctgacaacaaatcagtcggaacaagtGTTtcaagcttgttttttcagcgaagcgaacgggcccaTTAGGTTTTCCTTTGACATTTTTCATATTATCTATCTTCTAAAGTCAATAGAGGAGTTATTCAACTCCTACTGAATTTTTTTATTCCAACTCAAACATGTTGTTTGCAATCATTCAAGGATGAATAATGAATGCTACTTGAATCTTTTAGCTCCTCCTACCAACTTCAGATCTTTGATTACCAATCATAATAAATCACACCACAATTTCCTGCAGCAACGCGCGGGGAATCATCTAATTTTAAAACGTCTGCATCCTTTTTCGATCTTTGTGGCTCTTTTGACTGGAGATTGGTTTGCTTCCCTAGAACATGGAAATGGTCGGATATtctgaaagaaaaagaaaaacagaacATATAATTGTTTTATCTTAGGGCtgcaaaaaaaaacatttttgaAGCCTGACGATCGTTTTCCACGCGACTGAATGGCACCCGTCGCTGTGCGTGCGTGTTCTGTGTCTGACGTGTGTGCCAACCGTGGAACCCACACATTGCCCGCAAGGTATACAGATGTCCATGCAGCCTGTGGCACGGTGGCCCGACACGAAGCCCGTAATTTTGGCCCAACACGAGCACAGTCCAACCTAGTGACATGCGGGCCCGAGCTGGCACTGGCCGGGGGTAGCAGGCTGTGCCTAGGCGTTACCCCAGGCACGACGTGccagcccggcccggcccggcccggcctacAATGGCAGGCCCGGTAGCGGCCCAACTTCCCCCACGGCCTGCTAAGAGTAAGAGCCCACTCTAATCCTTAATCCCCGCCACACTCATTTCCCCCTCCCCCACCCACGCGCCCCACCCCCGCAGCCCCGCCGCACTCCCTCTTGCTCTATCTCGCGACTCACGGAGTCGCAGTCGTGCTCGCCTCCTGGCCCTCCCGCTCGGTCGCGCTCACCTTCTCGCCTCTTCCTCCCGCTCGTGGCCTTACACCACCGGCCGCCTTCTCCACGCCTCCCTCGTGCAGCCGCATCACCCGCGCCGGCTTCCAGCGACGgatccagcggcggcggcggatccagcgGCGGCAGCTTCGAGCGCGGTGGCCGATCTCGAGCAGCTCCATTCCTCGACGGCCAGCACGCCGGCGGTTGCCACCACCTCTCCTGcttccccttccctctctctgTCGGCGGTCAGTGGGCCTCGGGTTGGCCTAGCCCATTGGGCGTGGCGTGCTTTTCAGGCCAGCCCGACACGAAAAGCGGCACGACAGGTCGTGCTTGGACCGTCCGCCATGCACGAAGCCTAGTTCGGCAAGGCCCGAGAGGCACGGCGTGCAGTGCCAGCCCGACCCTCATCAGGTCGGGCCTGTCACGGGCCCAGGCCATGCCGGcccgggccggcccgttggcaAGGTTCACTCTTTAGTGAGCGTGTACTGCCGGGAAGGCTCCGGAAGCATCTGGAACACGCGGGCACGCCACTGGGCGTGGGCTGACCCTGACGAGTGACGACACACAAAAGGAGAAAGAGGAAGCAAGCCCCCGAAAAAGCGGTCAGAATTGGAGTGCAAGCGACGCGTCGAGCTCGAGCCCCCATCCCGTTCCCGCCCCGCGCCTAGCCGAGAGATCTGCGCCGGCGTCGGCACcgatccgtccgtccgtccgtccgtcatCGGCGCCGGAGAACGAGTAGAGAATTAGAGATGgaggagacggcggcggcggcggcgacggcgacggcgacggctgaGAAGGCGTCGTCGTACAGGTACTGGGTGCGGGAGGCCACCGGCGACGCCGCGCCGCTCCCCGTCCCGCGCAAGCTCGACCCCGCCGCCAACGGGAACGGGAAC encodes:
- the LOC136475652 gene encoding protein arginine N-methyltransferase 5 isoform X2; this translates as MPLGQRPGDKSDSRYCGVEVLDFPAGEGLPAVLSHSLASAFDFILSPLVDPNYRPAPGAVLPVSASDLVLGPAQWSNHVVGKISEWIDLDAEDERLRLDSELTLKQEIAWASHVSLQACVLPAPRRSFCGNYARVVNQILQGLTNMHLWLRLPLEKSEPMDVNLDKIKNNSHTSEIVDSWELWNSFRLLCDHSSQLCVALDISSTLPSINSLGRWFGEPVKAAILQTNAFLTNSRGYPCLSKRHQRLLTGFFNHSVQVIISGRSNLNVFPASGVLSGDESYTEDSPVRHALTPYLEYIACLYQRMDPLPEQERFEINYRDFLQSPLQPLMDNLEAQTYETFEKDVVKYTQYRRAVAKALVDRVADDAVSTTSTVLMVVGAGRGPLVRASLQAAEETGRKLKVYAVEKNPNAVITLHSLIKLEGWESLVTVISSDMRCWDAPEKADILVSELLGSFGDNELSPECLDGAQRFLKPDGISIPSSYTSFIQPITASKLHNDIKAHKDIAHFETAYVVKLHRIATLAPPQQVFTFTHPNFSPNASNQRYTKLQFEMLPDMGSCLVHGFAGYFDSVLYKDVHLGIEPNTATPNMFSWFPIFFPLRKPIYVPEGSPIEVHFWRCCAPTKVWYEWAVTTPTPSPIHNSNGRVVGHEFVMSFSDAFFYSLQAGTWEEKNLNSWANTRIKDLLGSLGSLEFPTGKASVDEVSKCSGDAFQVTVRNKKRVGYNYELSLRFKGEWLIKEENKKIKGHLDIPEFSFGEIDDLEVQVRFSDDKGLTSDDKTRICKDLKSFLAPIQEKMRMFEEELKGR
- the LOC136475652 gene encoding protein arginine N-methyltransferase 5 isoform X1, producing MPLGQRPGDKSDSRYCGVEVLDFPAGEGLPAVLSHSLASAFDFILSPLVDPNYRPAPGAVLPVSASDLVLGPAQWSNHVVGKISEWIDLDAEDERLRLDSELTLKQEIAWASHVSLQACVLPAPRRSFCGNYARVVNQILQGLTNMHLWLRLPLEKSEPMDVNLDKIKNNSHTSEIVDSWELWNSFRLLCDHSSQLCVALDISSTLPSINSLGRWFGEPVKAAILQTNAFLTNSRGYPCLSKRHQRLLTGFFNHSVQVIISGRSNLNVFPASGVLSGDESYTEAVLLDSPVRHALTPYLEYIACLYQRMDPLPEQERFEINYRDFLQSPLQPLMDNLEAQTYETFEKDVVKYTQYRRAVAKALVDRVADDAVSTTSTVLMVVGAGRGPLVRASLQAAEETGRKLKVYAVEKNPNAVITLHSLIKLEGWESLVTVISSDMRCWDAPEKADILVSELLGSFGDNELSPECLDGAQRFLKPDGISIPSSYTSFIQPITASKLHNDIKAHKDIAHFETAYVVKLHRIATLAPPQQVFTFTHPNFSPNASNQRYTKLQFEMLPDMGSCLVHGFAGYFDSVLYKDVHLGIEPNTATPNMFSWFPIFFPLRKPIYVPEGSPIEVHFWRCCAPTKVWYEWAVTTPTPSPIHNSNGRSYWVGL